The genome window CAATGTGAGGAAGAACCTATAGAAGAGGTTTATAAAAGATGGGGTGTAGAATATCCAAATGAAGAAAACTAAAGGAGCTGTTTGTATGAAAACAATAACAGGAAAAGAATTGATGGTTTACTACTGTGGAAAAGTAAAAGATTTACCTGTGTTTGGAAAAGAAAAAAGTTCCTTAGCGGCAACTAAGGAACTCGAGAAAAACATTTAAAAATTATTATTACGAATATTATACCACATGTGAGGTGTAAATGAAATGAAAAATACTAAATTAGATAAACGTGATAAGGCAGTTATAAATACGTATAGAAGCTATATAAAACATTGGCAAACAGAAGAACAAGAGCTATTAAGTAGACTTAAACAAGTGAGAAAAGATATTAAAGATTATAACAAATATATTGATGAAATTTTAGGTGAGGAGGCAGTTTAAATGCATAGAGAACTTCAAGAGACATTAGAAAGAATAGAGTTGGCTATAGATATTATAAACGACATAGAAGGCAGAGAATGCCTAACGGATGATGATTACTATGAGACTATAGAACCTTCTAGAGAAAACATGTACAAGCTTAAGAGAACGTTAGAAACTAAGCTAGAAAGATTGGAAACAGATATATATACGGTTAAAGAAACTAAAGAAGATTATATGAGAAAGATAGCGGTTGGGTATTAGAAATGAATTTAGTAAGAGAGTGGACAAATAAGCTTAAAGACGTAGAACAGATAATATGTGATTACAATAAAATTCTTGAAAATAATGAGCTTACACATGAAATGAAGATATTTTGCTATCGCAAGATAGAAAGTAAAACTAAGTATAAAAGACTTATAGAAACAACCATAAACACTCTTAAAGAAAGCGAGGGATAATATGGCAGATAAAAATTTATATCAAAAGATAGTTGAAATCAGAGAAGTAGCAGGTAGTTTTGCTAAAGATGCTCAGGGTTTTGGATACTCTTATGTTTCTGGAAATCAAGTTTTAAGCAAAATAAAAGATAAAATGAACGAGTTGAACTTATTGCTTATACCTTCTACAAAAGTAGGCGAACATCATACGCATTCATATAAGACATCTAAAGGGAAAGATTCACTTGATTTTGTTGTTAAAGGAGAAATGTCTTACACATGGATAAACGGAGATGATCCCAAAGAACAGTATACGGTAGAATGGGCCTATTATGGCCAACAAGATGATATATCAAAAGCATATGGAAGTGCATTAACTTACAGTGAAAGATATTTTTTACTTAAGTGTTTAGGACTACCTACAGACGAAGATGATCCGGACGGAAGAGGTGTTTCAAACGCTAATAACGCAAATAGTAGCAAAACTACATCTAGTAACGTTACTAGAAGTAATAATTCTAGCTACTCCTGTTCAATATGCAATGTAAGTATAAATCAAGCGGTGAATACCTTTAGTATGAATAAGTACGGAAAACCACTATGTAGAGATTGTCAGAAAAAACAAGGTTAAAAGGTAGGTGTAAATATGTTTTATAGTTATGAAAAATACCTAGAACAGTGCTATCACTTAGACGAAGAGCCTTTATCACAACAAGATTGGACAAGTTTTAAGGAACAGAATTATGACTAAGGAGGATTAACGATGATAAGTGTATCTGAAAATGCATTAATTATAGGAATAAATAACTCAATAGAGACTTTAACAGAAGAACAATCAATTGAGCTATTAAATAAACTTAGTAAAGCAGTGTATAAAGGACCAAGTTACAGTGAACTTACAAACGAACTTGCAGCATACAAGATTAGAGCTAAATTATTGGAGCAAGAAAATAAGCGATTAAAGTTAGGTTTGATATCAGAAGAAAGATGCCTGAGTTATTGAACTTAGGCATCTAATAAAGGGTGATTATATGGCGGACTACTTAAAAAGTGAAATAGAGGATGTTAAAAAGAAGGGGTTTGGAATAATACCTAAACTAGTTATGACGGATGAAAGACTAAGTATAGAAGCTAAAGCAATATATAGTTACATGGCAAGTTATGCAGGAGCAGGAGACACAGCGTTCCCAGGAATCACAAAAATGATAAAGGATTTAAATATAAGTGAAAAAAGATTCTATAGTCATAGAAAAAAATTAGTAGAGCTAGGGTACTTAACTATAACTAAAACTAGAGAGGGAAACAGAAGAGGGAACAATATATATACATTAAATCAAATAGTTAAATCTGAACACAGTCAAAATGACAGCATTGAAGAATCTGAACACAGTCGTTTTGAAAGTGTTCAAAATGAAAGTGTACGAAATGAAAGTGTTCAAAATGAAAGTGTTCAAAACGACGGTACTAATAGTAACAGTATTAATAATAACAGTATTAATAATAACAGTATTAATAATAACAGTATTATAAAAACAACAACTACTACTAAAGAAAAAGAAAATTGTAGTAGTAGCTCTAAAAATAAAGATTTAGAAACTAATAAAAATCTTGCTGTAATTGCAAAAGAATTTGAACAAAGTGGATTCGGAACTATTAACTTAACTGTAAAAGAATTACTAGAAGAGTTATTAAAAAATTACTCCGTGGAATGGATAGTACAAGCTTTTAAAATAGCTGTTAAGAAGAATAAAAGACGGTTGGACTATGTAGAAGGAATACTTGAAAATTGGTTACGTGATGGTGGAATGAAATTAAGTTCAGAGAAAAAAGGAGCTGATAATAATGGAGGCAGTAGCACGAACACTGAACAATGTGATCCATATGAGGGAATCGGAATTACACTCTGATGATATTTGTCCCAACTGTAAAACTAGGACAAGTATGATAATAGAATTTTTAGGAGAAAAAAGAAGAGTTCCAGTAATGTGTAAATGCAGAAGTGAAGAGTATGAGAAAGAAAAAGAAAGAGAAAAGCAATTAGAAAAACAAAGACGACTTGAAAGGCTTAGAAATTACTCATTGATGGATAGAGACTTTGAAAAGTGTAATTTTGAAAACTTTATAGTAGATGAAAATAATAGAAAATTACATCATTTAGCACAAGCATATTGCAATCAGTGGCATGAGATGAAAAAAGAAAGTATGGGATTTTTATTCTGGGGAAGTCCTGGAACAGGAAAAAGTTACTTAAGCTTCTGTATAGCTAATAAACTATTAGAACAACTAACGCCAGTAATAGCAATAAGCACTATAGCCCTAATAAATAAAATATATGAGAGTTATGGAAAGTATGGAGAAGAAGGGGAAGTACAAATAATAAATGCTCTTAATAATGCAGATTTACTAGTATTAGATGATTTAGGAGCGGAACATGAA of Gottschalkia purinilytica contains these proteins:
- a CDS encoding helix-turn-helix domain-containing protein → MADYLKSEIEDVKKKGFGIIPKLVMTDERLSIEAKAIYSYMASYAGAGDTAFPGITKMIKDLNISEKRFYSHRKKLVELGYLTITKTREGNRRGNNIYTLNQIVKSEHSQNDSIEESEHSRFESVQNESVRNESVQNESVQNDGTNSNSINNNSINNNSINNNSIIKTTTTTKEKENCSSSSKNKDLETNKNLAVIAKEFEQSGFGTINLTVKELLEELLKNYSVEWIVQAFKIAVKKNKRRLDYVEGILENWLRDGGMKLSSEKKGADNNGGSSTNTEQCDPYEGIGITL
- a CDS encoding ERF family protein — encoded protein: MADKNLYQKIVEIREVAGSFAKDAQGFGYSYVSGNQVLSKIKDKMNELNLLLIPSTKVGEHHTHSYKTSKGKDSLDFVVKGEMSYTWINGDDPKEQYTVEWAYYGQQDDISKAYGSALTYSERYFLLKCLGLPTDEDDPDGRGVSNANNANSSKTTSSNVTRSNNSSYSCSICNVSINQAVNTFSMNKYGKPLCRDCQKKQG
- a CDS encoding ATP-binding protein, producing the protein MEAVARTLNNVIHMRESELHSDDICPNCKTRTSMIIEFLGEKRRVPVMCKCRSEEYEKEKEREKQLEKQRRLERLRNYSLMDRDFEKCNFENFIVDENNRKLHHLAQAYCNQWHEMKKESMGFLFWGSPGTGKSYLSFCIANKLLEQLTPVIAISTIALINKIYESYGKYGEEGEVQIINALNNADLLVLDDLGAEHESKSGKEKQIIYSIIDGRIRNKKPMIITTNLTLNQLKQKLTGSDGVTRSYDRLVAMCTPIQVQGQSRRVQEAKRKQEIVARLLQ